The genomic segment GAGCCCTGTCTTCTGtcaatttttacatttcaaaCTCCTGgagctattccttttttttctttttttaaaaatatttatttatttatttgacagagagagagagagagatcacaagtatgtagagaggcaggcagagagagaggggaaagcaggctccctgctgagctgagagccctatggaggggctccatcccaggactctgagaccatgaccagagcccaaggcagagccacccaggtgccattcccttttttttcccctcaagatttttgcttgagagggagagactgagagCACAAGCtcgggggaggggaagagggtaagggagagggagaagcagactgcctgcagagcaggaagcctgatgaagGCTCAATCCGGGGACTCTGggatgacctgaactgaaggcagacacttaagcaactgagccacccaagcacccctgttcTTCTGCCTTTAGCAGGTATTTCATGTCCCCCCATTGTGGTCCAGATCTAGTATTTCCCCAAGCTGGGGCTTTTAAGGATGATGGGTCAGTTCACAAAGAAGTCTTGAGCAGATGTACTTTGAATTAatacatgttgaataaaagacttaacatttgaaaatggaaaaatgggatGTTAAGCCCCTTGGGTTTGATGGTGTATAAACAGCAATTCCTAGATAGGCTGAAGGTTGACTGGTTGGTCTTTATATTCCATGCTGGCAGGTTTTGGAGTCATtgattctcctcctccccctagCTTTTCCTACTCTTGccaagagggagaaacaaaggaGCTCTGGTCTTCAGGTCACCACCTCAAATCCTGCCGAGCTGTGCTCTTCTCTGAAGATGGACAGAGTGAGTACCAGGCAcggcagccagccagccagcaatCTTTTGGCAAGGGAGCAGGGCGCAGCACCATGACCTGAgtaccccctccctccccagaacTTGTCACTGTCTCCAAGGACAAAGCCATCCACGTTCTAGATGTGGAGCAGGGCCGACTGGAGAGACGCATTTCTAAGGCTCATGGGTAAGGGCAGCTAAATTGTGTGTTGCGGTTAAGGGTAATGTGGTAGATTCCTCCTGGGACAGAGATGCTTCAAGAAGCTCTGTATCTCTAGTGCCCCCATCAACAGTCTGCTGCTGGTAGATGAGAATGTCCTGGCCACTGGGGATGACACAGGTGGCATCCGGCTCTGGGACCAGCGGAAGGAGGGCCCCTTAATGGATATGCGGCAGCATGAGGAGTATATTGCTGACATGGCTCTGGACCCAGCCAAGAAGCTACTGCTTACAGCCAGGTATAGCCTCAAAGCTGCcgccctttcccttccctgttaAAGCTCTCTCCTTTGATGGGAGCTTTGGCtaagcctgctgctctgctttctCTACAGTGGGGATGGCTGCTTGGGTGTCTTCAACATCAGGCGACGCCGGTTTGAACTActctcagagcctcagtctgGAGACCTGACCTCCGTCACGGTCATGAAAGTACATCTGGGTATGGGGGTTTGGGAATATAATAGGGATCTGTTCAGATGGGCCTCCACAAATatggtttcctttatttcctgCAGTATGGGAAGAAGGTGGCCTGTGGCTCCAGTGAAGGCACCATCTACCTCTTCAACTGGAATGGTTTTGGGGCCACAAGTGATCGGTTTGCCTTAAGAGCAGAGTCTATTGATTGCATGGTTCCAGTGACTGAGAGCCTGCTGTGCACTGGTTCCACTGATGGAGTCATCAGGTGAGAGAGGCCAGGAAAGCCCTGAGATCACACCAGGGGCAGAGCCCACCAACCAAGACCAAACACTCTCTTTTCTCTGCCCAGGGCTGTCAATATCCTGCCAAATCGCGTGGTGGGCAGCGTGGGGCAGCATGCTGGGGAGCCTGTGGAGAAGCTGGCCCTCTCCCACTGTGGCCATTTCCTGGCCAGCAGTGGTCACGACCAGCGCCTCAAGTTCTGGAACATGGCCCAGCTGCGGACTGTGGTAGTCGATGACTACCGCCGGCGTAAGAAAAAGGGAGGGCCACTGCGGGGTCTGAGCAGCAAGGCTTGGAGCACAGATGACTTCTTTGCAGGCCTGAGGGAAGAGGAAGACTCCACAgctcagaaggaagaggagagtgaGAATGATAGTGATTGAGGCAGATAGGTCCTCACTGGGCAAGTGTTGCTCCCTGGGCTGCGTACCCAGAGATGCTATGAACTTTTACTACTCTTATGCAGTACACAAAGCTGTGTAGCCAGAGGCTCAGGACTGAGGGCACTGGTGGGAGAAAGTCCTTGTTCTGTGGCAGCTGCTCACTCTGCCATTGTAAGACAAGTCCAGAGCTGGGGCAAGATAGCACGGACACAGGTGTACACCAACCAGGGGTTTAATATAAATACAACAGCATAGAAAAACCCAAAATCACATACACTGTAACCAGAATGTCAAGTAGTGGGGACAAAAGGCAGATTTTCTGACCCTCTGGCTCAGCCAGCCtccaaataaaatcaacaaaggtGACAAATCAAGAGACTAAGAAATGAGATTCATACTAAGCTGTGGGAGAAGAAGGGTTGTTTGTGTGTCTATCACACTGAATGGCCAAGGAATACCATGAGGCAGGTCAGaccctgggctgggagggggagaaCAAGGTCCCTCACCACAACTTAGCCAACCCTGAGCTTTCCTGGTGTACTGGGGCCCTGCCCCAGCTGGGAGGCTGTCCGAGGTATGGCAGGGCCCACGCTCCTCTTTGAGGACAGATGGTGGCTGCCCAGGCCTGCTGGGCTGGAGACTGACACAGGCTCTGCCAAATTGTGCAGGCTGTGAAGAGGACAGGGTCACTGCTTAACCATGGTACCTGCCTCAGCCCCGGCAGACTGGAGAAGGCTGGCTCCAGACTCACTCAGTGCCTCTAGCAGCCTGGCAGACACTGCATCCTTAGCCACCTCGTGCCCATCCTGCCCGTCTGGGGCCAGCACCACCCAGATGAGGCCACTGAAGGGCACTGGGTGCCCAGGGATCACCACCTGGTACCAGAAGCGGTGCCAGCCGGCAGGGCCTGTGCCCAGACACTTGGTGAGGAACACGGGGCTGCCCAGCTTCATCCTTTGGCACAACAGCTGCAGGGCAGCCCGAGCCTGGTGGGACTCTAGCTTGTCCCTGGCTGGGGCCAGTCGACTGCCCTCTGGCTGTAGGCACTGCAGTGAGGGACCCATAAGCTGCTGGCGGAGTCGCTGCTTCAGGTCTGGCTTAAGCCACTCCACGGCCACTTGCTCTCCACAGAGGCGGGACTGCCCTGCAGGAAAAAGGCAGACAAGGGGAGGCCTAAACCCTGGATCCAAGTTCCCAGGCCCTGTGAACCCTTTGGAGTCCGAGGGAGGCCTGTTTAATATCTAGCCTTCCCATTTCCTGGTGGCTtcattgtttctttgaaaaggggGTGTAGTAGCTGCTACCTTCTAAGTTTCCTTATTGGTATGTTGGTGGATGCAGGCTTTGTCTACCTCATAACCATCATAATAGCTAACCTTTATTGTGAATGcttaccaggactctgggaatgTGCTAAGTGCCATCTAATTGTCACCACACCCAGAGGTAGGAAGATCTATAATAGATAAAAGGCAGACTCAGCAGGACTGCCTAGGGCAAATCAATTTTTCTTAAACCCTCTCTTCGTATCTAAAGAGGGAGATTATTCTGTGTTTCTTTGGAATGTTGAAGACTAACTTAAGACACAATGCACGGGAAGAGTTCACATAGGTGGTACTTGGTACACCGGCGGAAATTAAAAATCTCAGGTCATATAGTATGACGTCGAAAACCCAGGCATTCTTAACTCTACGATCTTGCTTCACCCTCTATACTGATGTGTCAAGTGCATGGCAAAATGTGTCTGGCCCCCTTCAGCAGCCCCCCGCAGCCTTGCTCCCCCCTCCCCTACCTTCCACTAGGGCTTTTTTGGCCATGGCGGCCGCGCGGTGCGAGTTGAACTTGAGCAGCGCAATTTGCGCGGGCGCCGGCCCGGGGCTGGGCATTAGCAGCGCCTCCTGCAGGCCGGAACCCAGGGGCTGCAGCGCGAGCAGCAGCGCGCGGCGGCTCAGACCCGGAGGCAGCCCGTCCACACTCAGCTCGCACTTCTCCGTGCTGCGGCACACGAGCAGCGGGCAGGACGGCCGCAACGGGTGGTTGTGCAGCGTAGCGATGGCTGCCTGGGCGCCGCGCCGCGAACTGTAGCGCGCGTAGGCGAAGCCGCGGTTCAGGCCGCTGAAGGTCATCATCAGGCGGAACTCGTAGAGGCGGCCCACGCGTTGGAACAGTGGGATCAGCTGGTGCTCGTACACGTCCTGAGGCAGCCGTCCGATAAACACTTCGGACCCGGCCGGCGGCGGGCTGCCCACCCAGCCTGGGGGAAGGGGCGGGAAGGGGCACCGTCATCCTCCGGGATGGTTCCGGGTTCGGGCCCCGGCACCCAGCCCGAGGAGGCCTATGGGCAAACGTCCGTGAAACGGATGCAGCACTCGCTCCCCCCGAGTCGTTGGCATAACTGGGTGCCTAAGCTAACAGCAAGGCTGGTTTCCCTGCCTCgagggaggcaggtgggtgggtggagagcCTAAGTTTCCTCAGCTGCTTGACTGGAGGGGGTGCAACAGACAGAGGTTTATGCCTGCTGAGCACCGGGATATCCCTCCCCGCCCTGAGGGTGCCGGTAGGTACTGTCGAGGCTGGGGGAGCGCGGCAGGCGTAGGGCTGGGACTACCGTACCTGGGGGTGGCCCGCCATACTTCCTCTGCCCGTTCACCTGCACCAGGCGGATGCCGGTCTCCCTGACCCACGCCTCCAACGCGGCCTTGTTCTCTGGATTCACCCTCTCACACCATAGCTGAAGGCGAAAGGGCAGGTTGGAATGGCGGATCACCGTGCCCGCCCCCACCTCGCCCGTGGAGTGGAGCCCAATAGGCCACTTCTTGCGCAGGTGGCGCTTGTCGAGCCCCTGTTGCCACCACTTACCTCACACTCTCGCTTGGACTGCATGGCTCTCTCCGCACCGGCCCCTCGCTACCTCCTTTATAACCTTCTCCGCATCTGCCTCTGGAAGCTTCCCTACTCCTCCGCCCCCCAAGCTCTCATTGGTTCTGAATACGACCCCGCCCCccaagggggtgggggcagccatTGCACGTGCGCCTCGGGAACCTCGGACCCTCAGGTGAAAGCTGGAACCTTAACCCAGGAGTGTGCCGACAGCCCCACCTCCTAGGGCACGGATGTGCGCTGGAGGCAGGAACCTCAGCGGCACCCTTCACCCTGGGGCAGTGCCAGTGCTGCGTACTTTAAGACTTTCTCCCCACTTTCCCACCGCTCAAGTCGTTGGAATGGGAGGCCTAGGCTCCCACAGTGATGGCAGGGCCAGTTAACAGTGACACAGGCAGGCTCCAGTGGTTGAGTCATTTTATTGGACCTTTAAGTATTGTTGGGGGGAGCATTCTCTCCATCTGGTTAGGGTCGTGCAGGGGCGACCATTCTTAGGCTCGGTCCCCAGAGCACAGACTGGACTAAGCCCCCAGGATCTCCTATGGAAAAATGGTGTAATACCTGGCCACTTTTGTCCGTGATTAccaataaaataatcataataaaaagtcTCTGTTCTGACCACTGTTCAGGTCTTCCTGCTGGAACCCAAGTGTTCAAAGCTGTTAAGTATATATGCAGAGTCTTGTTTTAGCCTCAAATAGCACCAGTCCCAGTTGGCTGATAGTTTGCTCAACTCAGCAGATGCAAAAGGGCTGGCTTGttctccttttgatttcttccacAAGGTCTTCTCTTCGGACATCCACCTGGCCAGGATGGGGAGAGAAGGTGGTATGAGTATCTTTGACTCCACTGCTCCTAAATGCCCACTCCTTCCTCTAGTCATCAGGCTtggctcagctgggagctggaATGCAGACTAAAAGTAGATagtgctgggacgcctgggtggctcagttcgttaagcaactgcctttggctcaggtcatgatcctagcgtcctgggatcaag from the Mustela nigripes isolate SB6536 chromosome 12, MUSNIG.SB6536, whole genome shotgun sequence genome contains:
- the WDR55 gene encoding WD repeat-containing protein 55 isoform X2, which codes for MGATRRTPTQRKPRSASETPRKTSCWKHRPAGWHSIRPATSWRRGTWTGTCSCFGVIDSPPPPSFSYSCQEGETKELWSSGHHLKSCRAVLFSEDGQKLVTVSKDKAIHVLDVEQGRLERRISKAHGAPINSLLLVDENVLATGDDTGGIRLWDQRKEGPLMDMRQHEEYIADMALDPAKKLLLTASGDGCLGVFNIRRRRFELLSEPQSGDLTSVTVMKYGKKVACGSSEGTIYLFNWNGFGATSDRFALRAESIDCMVPVTESLLCTGSTDGVIRAVNILPNRVVGSVGQHAGEPVEKLALSHCGHFLASSGHDQRLKFWNMAQLRTVVVDDYRRRKKKGGPLRGLSSKAWSTDDFFAGLREEEDSTAQKEEESENDSD
- the WDR55 gene encoding WD repeat-containing protein 55 isoform X3, with amino-acid sequence MPGPTLQSSQVFTEFNKGFGVIDSPPPPSFSYSCQEGETKELWSSGHHLKSCRAVLFSEDGQKLVTVSKDKAIHVLDVEQGRLERRISKAHGAPINSLLLVDENVLATGDDTGGIRLWDQRKEGPLMDMRQHEEYIADMALDPAKKLLLTASGDGCLGVFNIRRRRFELLSEPQSGDLTSVTVMKYGKKVACGSSEGTIYLFNWNGFGATSDRFALRAESIDCMVPVTESLLCTGSTDGVIRAVNILPNRVVGSVGQHAGEPVEKLALSHCGHFLASSGHDQRLKFWNMAQLRTVVVDDYRRRKKKGGPLRGLSSKAWSTDDFFAGLREEEDSTAQKEEESENDSD
- the WDR55 gene encoding WD repeat-containing protein 55 isoform X1 — protein: MDRTCEERPAEDGSDEEDPDSTEAPVRIRDTPEDIVLEAPASGLAFHPARDLLAAGDVDGDVFVFSYSCQEGETKELWSSGHHLKSCRAVLFSEDGQKLVTVSKDKAIHVLDVEQGRLERRISKAHGAPINSLLLVDENVLATGDDTGGIRLWDQRKEGPLMDMRQHEEYIADMALDPAKKLLLTASGDGCLGVFNIRRRRFELLSEPQSGDLTSVTVMKYGKKVACGSSEGTIYLFNWNGFGATSDRFALRAESIDCMVPVTESLLCTGSTDGVIRAVNILPNRVVGSVGQHAGEPVEKLALSHCGHFLASSGHDQRLKFWNMAQLRTVVVDDYRRRKKKGGPLRGLSSKAWSTDDFFAGLREEEDSTAQKEEESENDSD
- the DND1 gene encoding dead end protein homolog 1 → MQSKRECELWCERVNPENKAALEAWVRETGIRLVQVNGQRKYGGPPPGWVGSPPPAGSEVFIGRLPQDVYEHQLIPLFQRVGRLYEFRLMMTFSGLNRGFAYARYSSRRGAQAAIATLHNHPLRPSCPLLVCRSTEKCELSVDGLPPGLSRRALLLALQPLGSGLQEALLMPSPGPAPAQIALLKFNSHRAAAMAKKALVEGQSRLCGEQVAVEWLKPDLKQRLRQQLMGPSLQCLQPEGSRLAPARDKLESHQARAALQLLCQRMKLGSPVFLTKCLGTGPAGWHRFWYQVVIPGHPVPFSGLIWVVLAPDGQDGHEVAKDAVSARLLEALSESGASLLQSAGAEAGTMVKQ